DNA sequence from the Coffea arabica cultivar ET-39 chromosome 11c, Coffea Arabica ET-39 HiFi, whole genome shotgun sequence genome:
TTTTCCCCATTGtagatgaaattgatggttttaTTTATGCCCTTTTTGTGCCGCCCGTGAAAAGAGGTAACCTACTCGACGCAGTCTTCGAAGTTTATGATCCTTGCGCGGATAAATGGACTCATCTGCAAAAACCTCCTTTCCTGAGGATTGGCATTCCCTACTCATACGTAGTTGTTGGTAAGAAATTATGCGTTTCAACCTGGAGTGCCTCGTGTGCTTTCGACACTAGCACTGGGGATTGTGAGGCTTATGAGTTGTTTCTTGATCACGATCAGAATGGCAATGTTGATCTGCGTGAACAAGAAAGGACTGGATCGAGTCATCCTTTCAGAATATAGTCAGCTAGTCCTAGAACGGGATTGTAAATATAGTCCTTCATTCCTATTTGTTCAAAATGCCATCCTCTATATGTGGAGGATATCTTGTTGTGCAATGTGCCTATCTTGGATCCTCCTGTGTCTGCTTTATAAAATGGTTGGTGGCATAGTTCAAAGGAGGCTACCCATGTTGGACTGTGACATAGAACCTGGCCCTTGTGCTGATTTTGTTGATCTTTGAGGAGGttacttttgttttgtttccccCACAAGGTAACAGGAATGATTccgggaaaaaaaatgaaaatgtcaAGGTGTCAAAATTAGTAGATGCAGTTTCAGGTTCTACATTGCTGGAATGTGGAGATGTGAGGAAATCCACTTTGAAGGTTAGAGACAAAGTGGCCTTTTCCAACCCATCTATTTCTTCACAAAGTAAAACATAAATGCTTCAAAATTACAAATCCTGATCCCCTATGCTCTTAAATATTGAGTTAGAGATTACAAGGAGAAATTTCCAAACAAAGAGGAGAAGAAACCATTGTGGCATAAAGGAATCTCTACCCTTGATGCCAatattttcctcttttattcaaaaaaatatgtatgGCATGCACGAATGTAATCACCATGTCTATGCCACAATGGTTAATTACTGACTAGTCTGAAAATCAAGAATAATGACAATGAAACGTAATTTATACAAAATTTCAGTGCTACTGCTAAAGATAAAGTATGCATAATGTTTAGCTACGCCCATCATTTCAATATATTCCCCCCGTCCTATTAGAAGTgtctattttccttttttggatACCCTTCGTTAATGATGCATCAAGAGAAATATGATAGGATTGTTttctacttttattttgatcaaCATATGATTAAGGGCAAAAGtggaacaaaaggaaaaattttttgGGAGAGTATACTATACATAAAAAGCACATATCCCCAAACATAACTAAATATATAGAACGGAGggagtaattgcaagaaaaGCTGCTCTAAATTTCAGTCTTGTTTTCAAGGTTTATTATTCTTTTCAAATTAATCATTAGAGCAACAAGATTTAGTCCTCTTaagttttgataacaaaatatTAAGACGTGCGTAAAAATGTAGTATATAGAACAATAATGTAAATACTACTAAAAATCTCAATATGGCATCTTCACCATCTTTTTGTTTACTTGAAATGAATATGTGGCCTTTGTCTAGGCTTAATTTCATTGTTGCTGTCATGGGAAATTTCCCCCTTTTGCTTGTGATTGCCAGTTTGGCACCATTTCCTTTTCTAATTATACGATGACCACTAACCTGTTAATTGTCATTCAATTGTTTATGCTTTTTTTCTTAGGTAAATTGTTTTTTCCGTAATTATTGATACTCATTGGTTACTGTTTCTAAGCCATTTTCCTGTATATTGAGTTATTGACAATGCTTGatcaatttataaaaaatgataaaagaaaaatcagtacatcaaaaatatgattttttttttctcttgttatCTATTCCAATTATTGATAGTCAAAATTAAGCTCACAACACGTTTTGAAGTCCatacaaattcaaatccaaGCATAAAAAAACGCAGCTTCTTAGATAAGAATGAAATTAATTTAAAAGGATTTGTCTTGCAAATGAGATTGATCAAGTTGCATTCTCCGTTCATTATCTCATATTGACCAAGAAAGAAGTTTTCAGCTACATCTCACTGGATAGAATATTGCAGCGGACTAAGAGCTTTTACTGTCAAATATTATATGAGATACACATGATTATCTTCAAGCATTCATGGATTTTGAGCTGGTTTTAGTTTGCTTCTTTgattctttcaaaaaaaaaaaaaaaaacacttaccAATTAATCATCCAATCCATCAGACTTAACACTTGCATGTACAATCCCAGAATACATTTCCATTAATATTTCCCCATACACATCCATCAATATACCTCCTCATCGTTTCAATCGTAATGAGAATTCGTCTGATTAGCTTTTCTTAAGTAGATAAAATTGCAATACCATACAATTCGTGGATGTTTCATTATTTTGACTACACAacaaagtgaaaaagaaaaagccctTAAAGCCAAGAAAATTCTGTGTTTCTGCCTTCTGAGTTTGAGGTCCACCATCAATTATCCAAGTGCATACAGCTTATATTTACAGAACTACCATGTATCCTGCTAACTGTTAGATTTTAATATCGGTAAGTTCATAGGCATGATGGAATTAAAAGAGAGCAGCCACCCTTTTTGGGTAAATATTGCTTTGCATCCTAAAACATTACACTGATTCTCACTTTGCACCCTAAATTTTAAGTTTGAGATGTTTTGCACCTTAAACTCTTAAAAACCATCCTCGTATTGAAGAATTAATCAACTATGGGAATAACATGTTATTTTGGTGAAACTTATCAACAACTTGACCAACTAAAGTGCTTAGGGTGCAGATGTCCACAATCAAAGTTTGGGTTGCAAAGTGACCCAAAAGCCAAAATTTTGGCAGGCGacgaaattttaaaaaagttaaagaaataaataaaaagcacCATGATCTATAACAACGTCACAAGTCATACCAGTATATTGCAACAAGGAAGAAAATCTCTGCAAATTGATTCAAACTTGCCTACCTGCTGTTCAAGCTCTGATAAATCCCATGAAATGTGTCTCCTCAATAAATTTACTATATGCTTTTATCGGTTTttgatttctttgtttttcgCAGAAGAAAGTCTGATGTGCCAGAACTTCTTATGTGACCTCGAAAACTTATGCAGATGTATCCAAATTCATTAAAGCTGCTGCCACGTTAAGTTGATAAATCCTATTTCTTCTTATGTTGCTTCTGTTAACTTTGTGACTAACCATCCAACCAAAACACTGGATCTCACCTGcactcaaaaaaagaaaaaaaaaaaaaaaaaaaaaaaaaaaaaaaactgttggCAACTGAATCATCGTTACttgaagacaaaaaaaaaaaaaaaaaaaaaaaaaaaaagtaaatagcACCTGCAGCATCCACCTGTTGTCAGACAGGAATCCTACTTCAGAGGCTTCATCCCCTGCATAGTTGTACCTCGAATTCAGTTTCTCCATGAGTATTTGCGAGTTCAGCTCAGACTATTAACAGAAAAAAGTCATTTGGCATGCTTAGATGAACTAAATTCAAGTAATCAATTTTTAAGTTGCCTGTACAGAGCCAAAAGTGTATCAGTCTAACCATGATATAGATTTCTAGAAATATGTATTCCACTAAAAAGATGATTAACATTCAGTCAGTTTATTCTCTGAAAGTACAACATCTCCAAGACCTTTCATACTACTCGTTCACTTTTATAACACAGAAAGCTTggtcaaattcaaattttggtttgaaGTTACTTAAGAAATTACTTAAGAAATATTGAAAATAGCAAAAAACATATATTGGAAATTGCACAAATGAACTAACGGTGCATATGCATGTCAGGGATGGTAACGCATAAGAGGTATCTAGATATGATAATTCTAGGGAATAAAGGAATCTTATATTACCTTACCCATGTTTGGGCATGTCAAAAAAATTAGAAGTTTAGAAAAGGATCATTTCTGCATTCTCTTGTTTGTTTAACCTAAGGCACTGGTTTCCAACTAATTAACGCTCTAGAAGGAAAACAATCTTTTAAAATACGGCGTAACAGATGTTGTGGCACTGTAAATGTGCATCCAGAGCCataaaatagcaagttgacaATTGGCTCCTTCCTCCACCATCAAAAACACCTTCTTTGTATCTCTTCCCCATCAAGACACTACATGATGCTTGACATATTGACATACCCCCAAAGTGCTGATATTGGCCTAGCCAGTAGCTAGATTCTCCTCCACCAACTCTGTTTATAGGAAACAGCATGTGCTGACAATAGCCAAGTTAAGGGAACACTCAACATCATCCAGTGAGACATCATCAAAACACCAACTAATGCAcctaatcatcaaaaccaagccTACTGGGATATCAAAGCCAAACTAAACAGCTTCCAACATCCCATGGGAATTTGAGTTCTTTTTCTGGGGCACAGTATCAGGCCTTATGTTGTTGCTTCTAATGTTTGAAATTGAAGTTAAATGGAGTTCTTCCTTCAACACTATTGTAACAGAAGGTTAGTTTTCTgaggaatattttaaattttcaaattggAAACAAGGCCAAATTCATCAGGAAGACACTCCTTTAAAGCTCTATGAATGATGCCTTTAAAGATAAGTACTGCATCAAGCAACACCTCAAACCTATTAAACTTCACAAATGGAAGCTGCAGACTTAAAAAGATTTTTTTCCCTATTCTTCCCCTTTGCTGTGTTGTAGTTTGTTGATTACTTGACAGTCTATTTCTAGATACCTGATTGACTAAAGAAATCCACTTTTTTTCCTTAAGCAAACCATTTTCAAGGGCTCAGTGGAAGCTACACAACTTCAGGAAGCTCCTAAAACTTTCAACAAGGAGGATGTCATTATCCTCAGATTCCCTAGCTCCTCTTATCTCTTAAGAGCCAATGCCTTGAGAatggaagaaaaaagagatgaaTGGACTCAACAAACTGCATGCTAAAGCCTATGTAGTATGATATGTTTTAGATTAGCGTGTAAAATCCCAAGTAAAAGGCAATGTTGAATCTATGTCTAGAAATGTAGCTTTCTTGACTGAAGAAACAGTCCTCATAAGGTGTCACATGGAAGTTTACTGTTTTTCACCTTGGATGCTCTAAACTCATTCACAACCATTCTCAGTGAATCATCCGATAAGATCAACCGAGATAGAGCACCTGTGCTTAAGCTGAAAAAAGCATCCcaggaaaaaggaagaagattaAGTTGAGACAGTGGTAATATCAAATAATGCagtaaaacataataaaacgAAAATGCAGCTTAGAATTAATTATCATTGTACCCCAACAAGCGTGCAGCATCCGAGACAGATCCATTAACTGCAAATATTAGATCAAGTAAAGCTTGCAATCCCTGTGGATGAAGGCAGAAAAGGAGCAAAAGAGACTCACATACACAATGCCAGATTCAGTACTCAAAAAGACAACTTGGAAGAAACAAAGATTGGCAAACCAGAACAAATTTGGGATTATTTGGTCCAATTTGTGGCCCGCAGTCTGATCCCTTGATGGTTGATCTGGCAGGAAGTATTTGAAGAAGCTCTTGAGGAGGCGTGTAGGCATCAAGCACCACAGGATTCCTAACTAACTTAGAAgagtcaaaacaaaaaaatcagaaCCCAAATGATGGCTGCAGTCCCACATTTTTTGTGAGACCTTAAAATGATGGCTTTCAGTCCCACATTTTAATGAGACCTTAAAATGATGGCTCCACAATTGGCATAAATAACATATGCTCGTAGGTATGTAGGGGTAGGGGTAGTCTCCAGGAACTCTACAGTACAATCAAGAACCCAAATTCTCAGATTCTGTggaataaaagagaaaagagaatcAGGGGATGCACATTGTCTTAAATGTCTAAACTGCTAAACACATGAAGAAGTGTATCCAAAGGCCTTCAATCCCCACACTTATCTTAACAGCAAGAGCTCTTTTTCTAAATCCTAAGTAATAGTAACTAAGCAACTCATCTATTTTGCTCAAACTAAACTAGCAACAGCACAGATGACCAAAGATAGATAAGGATAACAGAATGAAAGAGCAGTGGCACAGATGGAACCTTTGAGAGCTAAGAGTGTACGTAAGCGAGATAGAGCTAACGCACGGTTCCTATGCTGCGACCTGTCCTCCACAGCCTGGGCAACGATTCCAGTAGGGAGGTGCTTGAGGCGCACAGCAGACTCGCGCTTGTTACGGTGCTGTCCCCCTGGACCAGAAGCTTTAAAGGTATCCATCTCGCATCCCCTCAGCAACTGCTCATCCGACATGATCAAATAACCGCGGCCCAAAACAGCAATGGGAGGACCACCACCATCATCATCGATGTCCCCGGTCACATTTCTATTGCCACTAGCTGCTGCCTTGTTGTTAACATAACCATTGGTGAAATTCCTAGCACTAGTAGTTGTAGTACTCGTGCAGAAATTCTTGGCCCTCGTATTTCTTCGTTGAATTTCAATTGCCCAcacatttgattttgattttggatatttaacagCAGTGGTGCTGGCATGGTAGAAGTAACCACGAGAAGATAGAGCAGGACGATAGCAGTAATTCAAAGAAGAGGAAGCAAAGAAGCGAGTAACAAGCCTTCGGAGTTTCAGAAAGGGGGAGAATTCTGTTATaaccatggttcaaagactTAGGTTGAGTCTACATACCGTGGTACAACCCGTACTGACTCGTCGATATCATATGCACGGCAGTGGGTGGTGGTGAAATTTGAAGAGGAGAGGATAGGAGAGCAGAGGAGAATGAAAGGCAGAGTCGCTCGAGGGTAGGGATGGCAATTGGGGCACCCGCGACATCTCCTACCTCCTCACCCagttaaaaaatatatgttATTTAATTGGGCAAAAAACCTCAGCGGCCACTAAACTATTTGTCagatcatgttttggccatcaaactatttttcgtcagtaattggccactaaacaacttaatcagTAAATTCGTGACCATTTAGTCGATAATTACTCTTAATCTGTGAAATTAGCAGTACACGTGACAAAATACGAGGGTAATTTTATTTAACAACTATGCGACCGTattattcttttaatttctttcctcAAACAATCACCGAATGGAAAATTATATGGAGGAAAAAATAGCGACTCAATTGGGAGCCCCAAATCTTCAGCCACAAATCCAAGAAGCCGAAGAAGAAGACAAGAATGTCGAGGCGCTCTGCTAAACCTAGATGCTTCTGCAAATTAACAGCAACGACGAAAACCTCATGGACAAATTGGAACCCAGCAAGAAGATATGTGGTCTGCCCAGGACAGGCAAGATTTTTTCTGGAATGATGCCTTTACTAGAAGAAGAGTGAGCTCTGAAAGCCATCTTGCGGAGAAGCTCCCAGCCTTCGTGTGGGTTAAGAAATCTCATCCGGTGAATGAATCCTTTGTCGTCGACTGATGAAGAAGCAATCTTGTCTGCAACTCCGACAT
Encoded proteins:
- the LOC113715465 gene encoding uncharacterized protein isoform X4 encodes the protein MVITEFSPFLKLRRLVTRFFASSSLNYCYRPALSSRGYFYHASTTAVKYPKSKSNVWAIEIQRRNTRAKNFCTSTTTTSARNFTNGYVNNKAAASGNRNVTGDIDDDGGGPPIAVLGRGYLIMSDEQLLRGCEMDTFKASGPGGQHRNKRESAVRLKHLPTGIVAQAVEDRSQHRNRALALSRLRTLLALKVNGSVSDAARLLGLSTGALSRLILSDDSLRMVVNEFRASKSELNSQILMEKLNSRYNYAGDEASEVGFLSDNRWMLQVRSSVLVGWLVTKLTEAT
- the LOC113715465 gene encoding uncharacterized protein isoform X1 encodes the protein MVITEFSPFLKLRRLVTRFFASSSLNYCYRPALSSRGYFYHASTTAVKYPKSKSNVWAIEIQRRNTRAKNFCTSTTTTSARNFTNGYVNNKAAASGNRNVTGDIDDDGGGPPIAVLGRGYLIMSDEQLLRGCEMDTFKASGPGGQHRNKRESAVRLKHLPTGIVAQAVEDRSQHRNRALALSRLRTLLALKVRNPVVLDAYTPPQELLQILPARSTIKGSDCGPQIGPNNPKFVLGLQALLDLIFAVNGSVSDAARLLGLSTGALSRLILSDDSLRMVVNEFRASKSELNSQILMEKLNSRYNYAGDEASEVGFLSDNRWMLQVRSSVLVGWLVTKLTEAT
- the LOC113715465 gene encoding uncharacterized protein isoform X2; the encoded protein is MVITEFSPFLKLRRLVTRFFASSSLNYCYRPALSSRGYFYHASTTAVKYPKSKSNVWAIEIQRRNTRAKNFCTSTTTTSARNFTNGYVNNKAAASGNRNVTGDIDDDGGGPPIAVLGRGYLIMSDEQLLRGCEMDTFKASGPGGQHRNKRESAVRLKHLPTGIVAQAVEDRSQHRNRALALSRLRTLLALKVRNPVVLDAYTPPQELLQILPARSTIKGSDCGPQIGPNNPKFVLGLQALLDLIFAVNGSVSDAARLLGLSTGALSRLILSDDSLRMVVNEFRASKSELNSQILMEKLNSRYNYAGDEASEVGFLSDNR
- the LOC113715465 gene encoding uncharacterized protein isoform X3 produces the protein MVITEFSPFLKLRRLVTRFFASSSLNYCYRPALSSRGYFYHASTTAVKYPKSKSNVWAIEIQRRNTRAKNFCTSTTTTSARNFTNGYVNNKAAASGNRNVTGDIDDDGGGPPIAVLGRGYLIMSDEQLLRGCEMDTFKASGPGGQHRNKRESAVRLKHLPTGIVAQAVEDRSQHRNRALALSRLRTLLALKVRNPVVLDAYTPPQELLQILPARSTIKGSDCGPQIGPNNPKFVLGLQALLDLIFAVNGSVSDAARLLGLSTGALSRLILSDDSLRMVVNEFRASKGMKPLK
- the LOC140016850 gene encoding putative disease resistance protein At1g50180; its protein translation is MVGKDFRTRKILEDLLLQHVCRAKDDMTPFSDLDLAQKLYQFMQSKRFLIVLDDVCSADAWECLCIALLSQKPTASRVLLTTRDVGVADKIASSSVDDKGFIHRMRFLNPHEGWELLRKMAFRAHSSSSKGIIPEKILPVLGRPHIFLLGSNLSMRFSSLLLICRSI